A DNA window from Thermoanaerobaculales bacterium contains the following coding sequences:
- the pckA gene encoding phosphoenolpyruvate carboxykinase (ATP): protein MKYLEFDTPGTAQAGDLKSRFDLSNHGLIHLDRVFWNLPAAALVEEATFRKEGHLAHGGPLVVNTGKWSARAAQDKYIVREDSTENRIWWGEYNRPFDPDKYSSLIARVQAFLQDEELFVQDCFVGADPEYRMPIRVITEHAWHSLFARHLFIKPASLDDYQSHVPEFTVMALPSFRCDPRIDGTRSDTAIIINFAQRLALVCNSMYGGEIKKSIFTVMNFLLPLREVLSMHCSANVGAGGDVALFFGLSGTGKTTLSADPRRRLIGDDEHGWSSTGVFNFEGGCYAKVIRLSSEHEPQIWATTRRFGTILENVVQDPTSRRLDLDDDRFTENTRAAYPLDFIPNTVPEGVVYSHPKNVILLTCDAQGVMPPIARLDPDRAVYHFISGYTSKIAGTEIGLGIEPEIAFSACFGAPFMVHHPFEYARMLKENMIRHGAQCWLVNTGWVGGGWGVGRRISIRHTRNLLNAALEGKLNDVAYRRDRLFGFEVPLSCPEVPEDVLDPSNSWGNKDDYWRRYDALVARYIDNFKLFESGCPKEVADAGPKRLKEAAGVPRS from the coding sequence ATGAAGTACCTCGAGTTCGACACCCCGGGAACCGCGCAGGCCGGCGACCTCAAGAGCCGCTTCGACCTGTCCAACCATGGACTGATCCACCTCGACCGGGTGTTCTGGAACCTGCCGGCCGCGGCCCTGGTCGAGGAGGCCACCTTCCGCAAGGAAGGGCACCTCGCCCACGGCGGCCCGCTGGTGGTCAACACCGGCAAGTGGTCGGCGCGCGCCGCCCAGGACAAGTACATCGTGCGCGAGGACTCGACCGAGAACCGGATCTGGTGGGGCGAGTACAACCGGCCCTTCGATCCGGACAAGTACTCGTCGCTGATCGCGCGCGTGCAGGCCTTCCTCCAGGATGAGGAGCTGTTCGTGCAGGACTGCTTCGTCGGCGCCGACCCGGAGTACCGGATGCCGATCCGGGTCATCACCGAGCACGCCTGGCACTCGCTGTTCGCCCGCCACCTGTTCATCAAACCGGCGTCTCTCGACGACTACCAGAGCCACGTCCCCGAGTTCACGGTGATGGCGCTGCCGAGCTTTCGCTGTGACCCGCGCATCGACGGCACCCGCAGCGACACCGCGATCATCATCAACTTCGCGCAGCGGCTGGCGCTGGTCTGCAACTCGATGTACGGCGGCGAGATCAAGAAGAGCATCTTCACGGTCATGAACTTCCTGCTGCCGCTGCGCGAGGTGCTGTCGATGCACTGCTCGGCCAACGTCGGCGCGGGCGGCGACGTGGCCCTGTTCTTCGGCCTCTCGGGCACCGGCAAGACCACCCTCTCGGCCGATCCACGGCGGCGCCTGATCGGCGACGACGAGCACGGCTGGTCGTCGACCGGGGTCTTCAACTTCGAGGGCGGCTGCTACGCCAAGGTGATCCGGCTGTCGTCCGAGCACGAGCCCCAGATCTGGGCCACCACCCGACGCTTCGGCACGATCCTCGAGAATGTCGTGCAGGACCCGACCTCGCGCCGGCTCGACCTCGATGACGACCGCTTCACCGAGAACACGCGTGCCGCCTATCCCCTCGACTTCATCCCCAACACCGTGCCCGAGGGCGTGGTGTACAGCCACCCCAAGAACGTCATCCTGCTGACCTGCGACGCGCAGGGCGTGATGCCGCCGATCGCGCGGCTGGATCCCGACCGCGCGGTCTACCACTTCATCTCCGGCTACACCTCGAAGATCGCCGGCACCGAGATCGGCCTCGGCATCGAGCCCGAGATCGCCTTCTCGGCCTGCTTCGGCGCGCCGTTCATGGTCCACCACCCCTTCGAGTACGCCCGGATGCTCAAGGAGAACATGATCCGCCACGGCGCCCAGTGCTGGCTGGTCAACACCGGCTGGGTCGGCGGCGGCTGGGGCGTCGGCCGACGGATCTCGATCCGCCACACCCGCAACCTGCTCAACGCCGCTCTCGAGGGCAAGCTCAACGACGTGGCCTATCGCCGCGACCGGCTGTTCGGCTTCGAGGTGCCCCTGAGCTGCCCGGAGGTTCCCGAGGACGTGCTCGATCCCTCGAACTCGTGGGGCAACAAGGACGACTACTGGCGCCGCTACGACGCGCTGGTGGCGCGCTACATCGACAACTTCAAGCTGTTCGAGAGCGGCTGCCCGAAGGAGGTCGCCGACGCCGGGCCGAAGCGGCTCAAGGAAGCAGCAGGGGTCCCGAGGTCGTAG
- a CDS encoding pyridoxal phosphate-dependent aminotransferase encodes MSISYIAKQIGESATLKLNETAAILRAKGDPVIHLGGGEPKGKPPLDAILAATSLLTSGEVRYTPPDGIPALKQAIIRYTEDFYGWRPAPEQVMASGGAKQAIMSALHAILDPQQEVIFPAPYWVSYPEMVKLVGAVPVPVSPEDGSFIPRIEDIEQVTGSYTKAVIINSPNNPSGAVYPEQFIADIVEFCERRDLYLIMDDIYHRLLFDGRRPVNCYQYAKDRTENSKLILINGVSKQYAMTGFRIGWAVASRRLIEVMTNIQSHETSGPSALLQHAAVGALNGIQSSVGSLRTTLENNRNVLIEQLRSFDGVRLEAPGGTFYSFPDFSHYGKSSEKLSKFLLEKVQVVTVPGKEFGREGHLRVSFCGSIKEITEGIDRMKWALDPNSPNELYIGQRKLVRDWK; translated from the coding sequence ATGAGCATCTCGTACATCGCCAAGCAGATCGGCGAGTCCGCCACGCTCAAGCTCAACGAGACGGCCGCGATCCTGCGGGCCAAGGGCGATCCGGTGATCCACCTCGGAGGCGGCGAGCCGAAGGGCAAGCCGCCGCTCGACGCCATCCTCGCCGCGACCTCGCTGCTGACGTCGGGCGAGGTCCGCTACACACCGCCCGACGGCATTCCCGCGCTCAAGCAGGCGATCATCCGCTACACCGAGGACTTCTACGGCTGGCGGCCGGCGCCCGAGCAGGTGATGGCCTCCGGCGGCGCCAAGCAGGCGATCATGAGCGCGCTGCATGCCATCCTCGACCCGCAGCAGGAGGTGATCTTCCCGGCCCCCTACTGGGTCAGCTACCCCGAGATGGTCAAGCTGGTGGGGGCGGTGCCGGTGCCGGTAAGCCCCGAGGACGGCTCCTTCATCCCGCGGATCGAGGACATCGAGCAGGTGACGGGCTCGTACACCAAGGCGGTCATCATCAACAGCCCCAACAACCCCTCGGGCGCCGTCTACCCCGAGCAGTTCATCGCCGACATCGTCGAGTTCTGCGAGCGCCGCGACCTCTACCTGATCATGGACGACATCTACCACCGGCTGCTCTTCGACGGCCGGCGGCCGGTCAACTGCTACCAGTACGCCAAGGACCGCACCGAGAACTCGAAGCTGATCCTGATCAACGGCGTCAGCAAGCAGTACGCGATGACCGGCTTCCGGATCGGCTGGGCGGTGGCAAGCCGTCGCCTGATCGAGGTGATGACCAACATCCAGAGCCACGAGACGTCCGGGCCGTCGGCGCTGCTCCAGCACGCGGCGGTCGGCGCGCTGAACGGCATCCAGTCATCGGTTGGCAGCCTGCGCACGACCCTCGAGAACAACCGAAACGTCCTGATCGAGCAGCTGCGCTCGTTCGACGGCGTGCGCCTGGAGGCCCCCGGCGGCACCTTCTACTCGTTCCCGGACTTCAGCCACTACGGCAAGAGCTCGGAGAAGCTGTCGAAGTTCCTGCTCGAGAAGGTGCAGGTGGTGACCGTGCCGGGCAAGGAGTTCGGCCGCGAGGGCCACCTGCGGGTCTCCTTCTGCGGCTCGATCAAGGAGATCACCGAAGGCATCGATCGCATGAAGTGGGCGCTCGACCCGAACTCACCCAACGAGCTCTACATCGGTCAGCGCAAGCTGGTGAGGGACTGGAAATGA
- a CDS encoding RNA methyltransferase — translation MQRLGRNSVRLKELRARVRERRPGEVVVDGRRVIGDLVRWGVPLLELYVADGTQPEPAIVAAALGAWQVETPLFEGLAPTRHPQGVLAVVPEPAGRAWPGRSGVALFLDGLQDPGNLGAIVRSAAALGASAVLLSEGCADPFHPAAVRGSAGAVFRVVLERGVAAERAIGRVRSRGGSAWAADAAGSPVSGWRPRRPTLLLLGAEGAGLSEAALADVDGQVAIPLERDVESLNVAVAAGILLHHLRSA, via the coding sequence ATGCAACGGCTGGGAAGGAACAGCGTCCGCCTCAAGGAGCTGCGGGCGCGGGTGCGGGAGCGGCGGCCGGGCGAGGTCGTGGTGGACGGCCGCCGGGTGATCGGCGACCTGGTCCGGTGGGGGGTGCCGCTGCTCGAGCTCTACGTGGCGGATGGGACCCAGCCGGAGCCGGCGATCGTCGCTGCCGCGCTCGGCGCATGGCAGGTCGAGACGCCACTCTTCGAGGGCCTCGCCCCGACTCGCCATCCGCAGGGCGTGCTGGCGGTGGTGCCGGAGCCGGCCGGCCGGGCCTGGCCGGGCCGCAGCGGCGTCGCGCTGTTTCTCGACGGCCTCCAGGACCCCGGCAACCTGGGCGCCATCGTGCGCTCGGCGGCGGCTCTCGGGGCGTCGGCCGTTCTGCTTTCGGAGGGGTGTGCCGACCCCTTCCACCCGGCAGCGGTCCGCGGATCGGCGGGCGCGGTGTTCCGGGTCGTGCTCGAGCGCGGAGTGGCGGCAGAGCGGGCCATCGGCCGGGTCCGCAGCCGGGGCGGCTCGGCCTGGGCGGCCGACGCCGCAGGCTCGCCCGTGTCGGGGTGGCGGCCGCGCCGGCCGACCCTCCTGCTGCTCGGCGCCGAGGGCGCCGGGCTGAGCGAGGCCGCGCTGGCGGACGTCGACGGCCAGGTGGCCATCCCGCTCGAGCGCGACGTCGAGTCGCTCAACGTCGCGGTCGCGGCCGGGATCCTGCTCCACCACC